In the genome of Candidatus Methylarchaceae archaeon HK02M2, one region contains:
- a CDS encoding 5,10-methylenetetrahydromethanopterin reductase encodes MAKFGIEFIPAYDYSEITRYAISAEKSGFEYVWVSDHIRHRNAYSCLTSIAINTKRIKIGPGVTNPYLIHPIVTAQALLSLNEIARGRVICGIGVGDKTAMSMLNVEQKMPLKTMREAVEIIRRITTEENITFLGEIFKVYGAGFSFKAESIPIFLGAQGPKMAKLAGKIGDGVLINTAHTKNFQIALKHVKSGVSSSDKDIDCLEIAVFTPLSISEDSRKALLAAKPIVARIVAGCSKNILKIHNIEIDDAVKIRELILRGDRESAYSSVDLKMLEAFSIYGTPDECITKIERFFDLGTKSFVAVIPMESDANESIRLMKEKVLSYFEKR; translated from the coding sequence TTGGCTAAGTTTGGCATTGAATTCATACCTGCTTATGACTACTCAGAGATTACAAGATATGCTATATCTGCAGAAAAATCTGGATTTGAATATGTTTGGGTATCTGATCATATAAGGCACAGAAATGCATATTCGTGTCTTACTTCGATAGCCATCAATACGAAAAGGATAAAGATAGGGCCAGGCGTTACAAACCCATATCTCATTCATCCAATTGTTACAGCCCAAGCATTACTCTCATTAAATGAAATTGCTCGTGGAAGGGTTATATGTGGCATAGGTGTAGGCGATAAGACCGCTATGAGTATGCTTAATGTTGAGCAAAAAATGCCACTGAAGACAATGAGAGAGGCAGTCGAAATAATAAGGAGAATTACTACTGAAGAGAATATAACCTTCTTGGGAGAAATTTTTAAAGTCTATGGTGCTGGCTTTAGCTTTAAAGCAGAGTCAATTCCTATCTTCTTAGGTGCTCAAGGACCTAAGATGGCTAAATTAGCGGGTAAAATAGGAGATGGTGTACTTATCAACACTGCTCACACAAAGAATTTTCAAATAGCCCTAAAACATGTTAAGTCAGGAGTTAGTAGTTCTGATAAAGATATTGATTGTCTAGAGATAGCGGTGTTTACACCTTTATCAATATCCGAAGACAGTAGAAAGGCATTACTTGCAGCTAAGCCAATCGTGGCTCGTATAGTGGCTGGATGTTCGAAAAATATTTTGAAAATACATAATATAGAAATAGATGATGCTGTAAAAATCAGAGAATTAATATTGCGAGGTGATCGTGAATCAGCTTATTCTTCAGTCGATTTAAAAATGCTAGAAGCCTTCTCCATCTATGGCACTCCCGATGAATGTATTACAAAGATAGAAAGGTTCTTCGATCTTGGCACAAAGTCCTTCGTTGCAGTCATTCCTATGGAATCCGATGCCAACGAATCTATAAGATTGATGAAAGAAAAAGTTCTATCTTATTTTGAGAAAAGGTAA
- a CDS encoding DUF447 family protein, translating into MSTKNILSDLGFIKNCLFEAIISTYGSDCMPNAAPMGVMTDDMRQLIIKPYTKSQTFKNILLRKCAVVNLSANPIVYYETAFKDVNLDNKFSSEWFEKSDLIDAPKLKKYVDICIEVNIIGAEDIEKDRARFLCKIEKIDSIRSAYPRVYCRAPFALIESIIHATRIEVFLSNKEKKRAEELINLVKLYEALIRRVAPDTAYVKIMAEILLRIEAWKIKYNCL; encoded by the coding sequence ATGTCGACTAAAAATATTTTATCTGACCTGGGGTTCATAAAAAATTGTTTATTTGAAGCTATTATCTCCACATATGGATCTGACTGCATGCCGAATGCAGCCCCTATGGGAGTTATGACCGATGATATGCGACAATTGATAATTAAACCTTATACTAAATCTCAAACTTTCAAAAATATTCTTTTACGTAAATGTGCTGTAGTCAATCTATCCGCTAACCCAATAGTTTATTATGAGACAGCATTTAAAGATGTGAATCTTGATAATAAATTTTCATCTGAATGGTTCGAAAAATCTGATCTAATTGATGCTCCTAAATTAAAGAAATATGTTGACATATGTATCGAAGTGAACATAATAGGAGCAGAAGATATAGAAAAAGATAGAGCTAGATTTCTTTGCAAAATAGAAAAGATAGATTCTATTAGAAGCGCGTATCCAAGGGTTTATTGTCGAGCGCCTTTTGCTTTAATTGAAAGTATTATACATGCTACAAGAATCGAGGTGTTTTTATCCAATAAAGAAAAAAAGAGAGCAGAAGAATTGATTAACTTGGTAAAACTTTATGAAGCATTGATTAGGAGAGTAGCACCAGATACAGCTTATGTTAAGATAATGGCTGAAATTCTTTTAAGAATCGAAGCTTGGAAAATAAAATATAATTGTTTATAA
- a CDS encoding HAD family phosphatase: protein MIDNRISNKKSKLVVFDMDGTLLNGRVIYSIGEKFGILENLKSIINKRLPPLEKSKIIAKQLAGYKIKEIFEAVKKIPLMTGALETINKIKQSGYQMGIISDSYTIATSYLAKRFNMDFDIANELEVQEGIATGQISMPLGWEKVNCGCKRSVCKRFFLRKFAFLMEIPISNCIAIGDSLGDWCMLEEAGTGIAFDPKDEKLGIKYADVVIKEQDLRHMLNWILC from the coding sequence ATGATCGATAATCGAATATCTAATAAAAAATCTAAATTAGTAGTCTTTGATATGGATGGGACACTGCTAAATGGGAGAGTTATCTACTCCATTGGAGAAAAGTTTGGAATTTTAGAGAACTTAAAAAGCATCATCAATAAAAGATTACCTCCCCTTGAAAAATCTAAGATTATAGCTAAGCAATTAGCTGGGTATAAAATTAAAGAAATATTTGAAGCAGTAAAGAAGATTCCACTAATGACAGGAGCTCTTGAAACGATTAATAAGATAAAACAGAGTGGATATCAAATGGGGATAATAAGCGATAGCTATACGATTGCTACATCTTACTTAGCTAAGAGATTCAATATGGACTTTGATATTGCTAATGAACTCGAGGTTCAAGAAGGAATAGCAACAGGACAGATTTCTATGCCTTTGGGTTGGGAAAAAGTTAATTGTGGGTGCAAACGTTCGGTATGTAAAAGATTTTTTCTAAGAAAATTTGCTTTTTTAATGGAGATTCCAATATCTAATTGTATTGCTATAGGAGATTCTTTAGGTGATTGGTGTATGTTAGAAGAAGCAGGTACAGGAATAGCTTTTGACCCTAAAGATGAAAAATTAGGCATTAAGTACGCTGATGTGGTCATAAAGGAACAGGACTTAAGACATATGTTAAATTGGATATTATGCTAA
- a CDS encoding VWA domain-containing protein: MVNLTFTSANNTVKTQLCLVIDGSYSLKNNEWNSIKEALVRVINNTMPKDGSFELTIVQFGYSSAEGYAKTEIPPTIIDSDNYMAIVQQVLLITKSDGRTATPDGLYLGWKEISNSPNFKTANKQAFNLAIDNVPNIRNYNATIDLDGDGMIDARDDLIAVINNAVGEGLDELDIEGISTITYPISDLTSEWYKNYAVYPQPGILAPPFSKPGWISIVSNTTEIVNTISQMLYIEPEPEPEPEPEPEPEPEPEYTWAPPVEGALAAGVLTVGISGMTSYIDISILLPDTFKRWLTVFISSKRKKIIENKADTSFMLTKQEILSFAVSLTVLTITFSYAWAETLDQIFLIIPTILMISIVIELVRNIAVGVVAKSQGVWSEYRLWYMGIASLLISTFIFNTPFSWPSQIRHQSRKFTLRSLGLVSLTAVFVPFIFAIIFYTLFVYGLTLIGNVGLIISLTFALVYIIPMPEINGKNIYDYSKIIWIIVFTAIVSFYMLCLLIL, from the coding sequence ATGGTGAATTTAACTTTTACAAGTGCCAATAATACGGTTAAAACTCAGTTATGCTTAGTTATAGACGGCTCATATAGTCTAAAGAATAATGAATGGAATTCTATTAAAGAGGCATTAGTAAGAGTAATAAATAATACAATGCCAAAAGACGGCTCATTTGAACTGACAATAGTTCAATTTGGTTACTCAAGTGCCGAAGGTTATGCGAAGACCGAAATTCCACCTACAATCATAGATAGCGACAATTATATGGCGATAGTTCAACAGGTTCTTTTAATAACTAAGAGCGATGGTAGAACTGCAACACCTGATGGATTATACCTTGGGTGGAAGGAAATCAGTAACTCTCCAAATTTTAAAACTGCTAATAAACAGGCGTTTAATTTAGCAATCGACAACGTACCTAATATAAGAAACTATAACGCGACAATCGATCTAGACGGAGACGGCATGATTGATGCTCGTGATGATTTGATAGCTGTCATTAACAATGCGGTAGGTGAAGGGCTTGATGAATTGGATATAGAAGGGATTAGTACGATAACCTATCCTATATCTGATTTAACAAGCGAATGGTACAAAAACTACGCTGTATATCCACAACCAGGAATATTGGCGCCACCCTTCTCAAAACCAGGATGGATCAGCATTGTTTCTAATACAACTGAGATAGTAAATACAATAAGCCAGATGTTGTACATTGAGCCAGAACCAGAGCCAGAACCAGAGCCAGAACCAGAGCCAGAACCAGAGCCAGAATATACCTGGGCACCTCCCGTTGAAGGGGCCTTGGCTGCAGGCGTTTTAACTGTTGGTATTTCAGGAATGACTTCATATATTGATATAAGTATTCTTTTACCTGACACTTTTAAAAGATGGTTGACTGTATTCATTTCTTCAAAGCGCAAGAAAATTATTGAAAATAAAGCCGATACTTCTTTTATGTTGACAAAACAAGAAATACTTTCTTTCGCTGTGTCTTTAACAGTCTTAACAATTACTTTTTCTTATGCTTGGGCAGAAACTTTAGACCAAATTTTTCTCATAATACCTACTATCCTAATGATAAGTATAGTTATTGAATTGGTCAGAAACATTGCTGTAGGAGTAGTTGCTAAAAGCCAAGGTGTCTGGAGTGAATACCGTTTATGGTACATGGGAATAGCCTCATTATTAATTTCAACATTTATCTTTAATACTCCTTTCTCATGGCCAAGTCAAATACGTCATCAATCGCGGAAGTTTACATTACGCTCACTAGGTTTGGTATCTTTGACAGCAGTATTTGTCCCATTTATCTTTGCAATTATTTTTTATACACTCTTTGTCTATGGCTTAACTTTAATTGGGAATGTCGGGCTAATAATAAGTCTTACATTCGCTCTCGTTTACATTATTCCAATGCCAGAAATAAACGGAAAGAACATTTACGATTATAGTAAAATAATATGGATAATTGTATTTACTGCAATCGTTTCTTTCTATATGCTCTGCTTACTTATATTGTAA
- the carA gene encoding glutamine-hydrolyzing carbamoyl-phosphate synthase small subunit: MIKAVLALEDETIINGSGFGYPRKVSGEVVFNTGMVGYTESLTDPSYFGQILIQTYPLVGNYGVPSYSITDEFGIPLYFESNRIQVKGYAIYSLAQNPSHWSYKKTLNEWMYEQKISCIEGIDTRELTKKIRVKGTMLGILKIAKEIDYKEIMTELGNIEDPNKRDLVREVTIKKPIEYNFGRSIKIVMIDCGTKYGILRNLLKRKVDVVRVPYDYSVENILKLNPSGVVISNGPGDPKKCEKTIKTVREIIETNIPVMGICLGNQILALAAGADTYKMKFGHRGQNHPCMDVSNKRCYITTQNHGYVVEDESLKETGFDIWFKNVNDKTVEGIKHKKKPVFGIQFHPEASPGPYETGSLFDYFIEKAKRFGKV, encoded by the coding sequence TTGATTAAAGCCGTATTGGCTTTAGAAGATGAAACAATAATAAATGGTTCTGGTTTTGGCTATCCTCGTAAAGTTTCTGGGGAAGTTGTTTTTAACACAGGAATGGTTGGTTATACTGAATCTTTGACTGATCCTTCTTATTTTGGACAAATATTAATTCAAACTTATCCTTTAGTTGGAAATTATGGTGTACCTTCATATTCAATTACTGATGAATTTGGAATCCCCCTGTATTTTGAGTCCAATAGGATACAAGTAAAAGGCTATGCGATATATTCATTAGCCCAAAATCCAAGCCACTGGTCATACAAAAAGACATTAAATGAATGGATGTATGAGCAAAAAATATCTTGCATTGAAGGCATTGATACAAGAGAGCTTACAAAAAAGATAAGAGTTAAAGGTACAATGCTTGGCATTTTAAAAATAGCAAAAGAGATCGATTACAAAGAAATTATGACAGAATTAGGAAATATTGAAGACCCTAATAAGCGAGATTTGGTAAGAGAAGTTACAATAAAAAAACCGATCGAATATAACTTCGGAAGATCGATAAAAATTGTTATGATCGATTGTGGTACCAAATATGGGATATTAAGAAATCTTTTAAAACGTAAAGTAGATGTTGTTAGGGTTCCTTATGATTATTCTGTTGAAAATATTTTAAAATTGAATCCATCTGGAGTTGTAATCTCAAATGGTCCTGGAGATCCGAAAAAATGTGAAAAGACTATAAAAACAGTTAGAGAAATCATAGAGACCAATATTCCTGTTATGGGTATCTGTCTAGGCAATCAAATTCTTGCCCTTGCAGCAGGCGCAGATACCTATAAAATGAAGTTTGGACACAGGGGTCAGAACCATCCTTGTATGGATGTATCTAATAAAAGGTGTTATATAACAACTCAAAATCATGGATATGTCGTCGAAGATGAAAGTTTAAAAGAAACTGGATTCGATATATGGTTCAAGAACGTGAACGATAAAACCGTAGAAGGTATAAAACACAAAAAGAAACCTGTATTTGGGATTCAGTTCCATCCTGAAGCATCACCTGGTCCTTATGAAACTGGGTCTTTATTCGATTATTTCATAGAAAAGGCGAAAAGATTTGGCAAAGTTTGA
- a CDS encoding PadR family transcriptional regulator, translating to MDSTTEEIASFWKSQMQKGYLKLAILFTLSKGPSHGYSLMKSINEFTLGIIAPTAGGIYPALKELEKRKLINGEWEHEEKKIYYITDKGKDVFRKAVEKHYELASSIRKWTLKELADLQIMEEVEIPTVTMPFIKLLLLNEKASIEERIISLKKLRQESQRLVRMLNKMITFIDKRLDELSNKRNV from the coding sequence GTGGACTCCACAACAGAAGAAATAGCTTCCTTTTGGAAGAGTCAGATGCAAAAGGGCTATTTAAAACTTGCAATATTATTCACTTTAAGTAAAGGTCCATCTCATGGTTATTCGCTGATGAAAAGCATAAATGAATTTACGCTAGGCATTATTGCTCCAACTGCTGGGGGGATATACCCAGCACTAAAAGAACTCGAAAAGAGAAAGCTCATAAATGGAGAATGGGAACATGAAGAGAAGAAAATATACTACATAACAGATAAGGGCAAAGATGTTTTTAGGAAGGCAGTAGAAAAACACTATGAATTAGCTTCCTCTATTAGGAAGTGGACCCTCAAAGAACTTGCTGATCTTCAAATTATGGAAGAGGTTGAAATACCAACAGTTACTATGCCATTCATAAAACTGCTACTTTTAAACGAAAAAGCTTCGATTGAGGAAAGGATCATATCCTTAAAGAAATTGCGACAAGAATCACAACGACTTGTTCGTATGCTGAATAAAATGATAACCTTTATCGATAAAAGATTGGATGAATTGAGCAACAAAAGGAATGTATGA